In Effusibacillus pohliae DSM 22757, the genomic stretch GATCAAAAGAACCTAACGGTTTCTGGATGCCAAAGAAGCAAATGAAAGGAGCAAATGCAAAATGATTATGGGACTTGATCTTGGATATGGCTACGTGAAAGTCACCAGCGACGGTCGGACGGTCCAAACGTTCCCGTCGGTTGTCGGTAGCGGGAAGGAGCGGCAATTTGCGGGACTCTTCGGTTCCGGGCGCGGGCTCGATGAGA encodes the following:
- a CDS encoding ParM/StbA family protein; its protein translation is MIMGLDLGYGYVKVTSDGRTVQTFPSVVGSGKERQFAGLFGSGRGLDEMAVQIDGRTYYIGDLAVAESYDASRAIDRNKTHHDATRVLVAT